The following proteins are co-located in the Dermochelys coriacea isolate rDerCor1 chromosome 4, rDerCor1.pri.v4, whole genome shotgun sequence genome:
- the POMK gene encoding protein O-mannose kinase yields the protein MDKKLHYIKKELLRREIPPVLLVLLLLAVVLLNFLLYMHLNNFSVTTGQPDVDSSLCPFGYFRLGPLKNCSPWLSCEAINTEVRKLKCVGEGAVKKVFLSEWKENKVSLSQLANSELEEDFLHGLKMLKSLQSKYVVRLLGYCEKQFTILTQYHPLGSLKNLNKMLDLPKYKGLNTWHRRFMLAIDYVSIIHYLHNSPLGTLVMCDSNDLDKVLSQYLLTSDFHVLVNDLDALPLVNKSVGRLVKCGHWELQGEFVAPEQLWPYGEEVPFEDDLMPPYDEKTDIWKIPDVSNFFLGHVEGSDIVRFHLFDIHAACKKKNPAERPSAQMVVDTYRKILTLLLREAAMPGTREML from the exons ATGGACAAAAAACTCCATTACATTAAAAAAGAGCTGCTCCGAAGGGAAATTCCTCCAGTCTTGTTGGTGCTGCTGCTTCTAGCTGTGGTGCTCCTGAATTTCCTTCTGTACATGCATCTCAACAATTTCTCTGTCACCACTGGGCAGCCTGACGTGGACTCCAGCCTCTGCCCATTTGGGTACTTCAGATTAGGACCATTGAAAAATTGCTCGCCCTGGCTGTCTTGTGAAGCCATAAATACAGAAGTCAGGAAACTGAAGTGTGTTGGTGAAGGGGCTGTGAAAAAG GTCTTTCTTTCCGAATGGAAGGAAAACAAAGTATCCCTTTCCCAGCTCGCCAACTCAGAGCTGGAGGAAGATTTTCTTCATGGACTGAAGATGCTGAAGTCTCTCCAGAGCAAGTATGTTGTCAGACTGCTTGGCTATTGCGAGAAGCAGTTCACAATCCTTACCCAGTATCACCCATTAGGCTCCCTGAAGAACCTAAATAAAATGCTGGACCTTCCCAAATATAAGGGCTTGAATACTTGGCATCGCAGATTCATGCTTGCAATAGACTACGTGAGCATTATCCATTATTTGCACAACAGTCCTTTGGGCACCTTAGTAATGTGTGATTCCAATGACTTGGACAAGGTGTTATCGCAGTATCTGCTGACAAGTGACTTTCACGTTCTAGTGAATGACTTGGATGCCTTGCCTCTCGTGAACAAGAGTGTTGGCAGGCTGGTGAAGTGTGGCCATTGGGAGCTCCAAGGCGAGTTTGTAGCTCCTGAACAGCTCTGGCCCTATGGGGAGGAGGTGCCATTTGAAGACGACCTCATGCCTCCATATGACGAGAAGACGGACATATGGAAAATCCCTGATGTCTCCAATTTTTTCTTGGGGCACGTTGAAGGAAGTGATATTGTCAGGTTCCATTTGTTCGACATCCATGCAGCATGTAAGAAGAAGAACCCAGCTGAAAGGCCTTCCGCCCAGATGGTCGTGGACACATATAGGAAAATTTTAACATTGCTGCTCAGAGAGGCTGCTATGCCTGGTACCAGGGAAATGTTATAA